Proteins encoded together in one Chryseobacterium sp. G0201 window:
- a CDS encoding bifunctional helix-turn-helix domain-containing protein/methylated-DNA--[protein]-cysteine S-methyltransferase, with protein sequence MSTQNQIDYNRIAKAIEYIQSNFKLQPSLDEVAEKINLSPAHFQKIFTDWAGTSPKKFLQFISLEHAKNLLKEEKASLFDTAYETGFSSTSRLHDLFVKVEGMSPAEYKNGGKSLNINYSFSETPFGKVITASTEKGICYMAFENNKETALGDLQLKFPNASFFEKQDEFQKNALSIFNQDWTKLNTIKLHLKGTDFQLKVWESLLTIPMGKLSTYGNLAGKIGNPNASRAVGTAIGSNPVAFLIPCHRVIQSSGNIGGYMWGSERKQLIIGWESSRVYSENSILL encoded by the coding sequence ATGTCCACACAAAATCAAATAGATTATAACCGAATTGCGAAAGCGATAGAGTATATTCAAAGCAATTTTAAGCTTCAGCCGAGTTTGGATGAAGTGGCAGAAAAGATTAATCTGAGTCCGGCTCATTTCCAGAAAATATTTACGGATTGGGCAGGGACAAGTCCTAAGAAATTTTTACAGTTCATCAGTCTTGAACATGCTAAAAATTTGTTGAAGGAAGAAAAAGCGAGCTTATTTGATACCGCTTATGAGACAGGGTTTTCAAGCACAAGCAGATTACACGATCTGTTTGTAAAAGTAGAAGGAATGTCTCCGGCAGAATATAAAAACGGCGGAAAAAGCCTCAACATCAATTACAGTTTTTCCGAAACTCCTTTTGGAAAAGTAATCACAGCTTCCACAGAAAAAGGAATCTGCTACATGGCTTTTGAAAACAATAAAGAAACAGCATTGGGAGATTTACAACTTAAATTTCCTAATGCTTCTTTTTTTGAAAAACAGGACGAATTTCAGAAAAATGCATTGTCTATTTTTAATCAAGACTGGACGAAACTCAACACCATCAAGCTACATTTAAAAGGCACAGATTTTCAATTGAAAGTCTGGGAAAGTTTGTTGACAATCCCAATGGGAAAATTATCAACGTACGGAAATTTAGCCGGAAAAATAGGAAATCCAAATGCATCACGAGCAGTCGGAACAGCAATTGGAAGTAATCCTGTAGCGTTTTTGATTCCTTGTCACCGGGTGATTCAGTCTTCGGGAAATATTGGAGGTTATATGTGGGGGAGTGAAAGAAAGCAGTTGATTATTGGCTGGGAAAGTTCTCGTGTCTATTCTGAGAATTCTATTTTACTTTAA
- the speB gene encoding agmatinase translates to MKTYAGIPEENASLESSKVVLVTVPYDGTSTWGKGADKGPELFLDASENMELYDIETGTEPYLEGVYLAGEITEKSSPEAMTEAVYQKTKELLQNDGKLFTLFGGEHSVSIGSIRAVGEKYENLTILQLDAHTDLRPEFHGSTSNHACAVFEANQKHNLVQVGIRSMDVEEVEYLPEGRVFFAHEIANNENWVNDVLEKVSGNVYITIDLDAFDPSIAPSTGTPEPGGLQWYPTLELLRKVFEKCNVVAFDIVELMDSPMAKPSAFLAAKLYYKMLAYYHINQD, encoded by the coding sequence ATGAAAACATACGCAGGAATTCCTGAAGAAAACGCATCGTTAGAAAGTTCAAAAGTAGTATTGGTAACGGTTCCTTATGACGGAACTTCAACTTGGGGGAAAGGAGCTGACAAAGGTCCTGAATTGTTCCTAGATGCTTCTGAGAACATGGAGCTTTACGACATTGAAACAGGAACTGAACCTTATTTGGAAGGTGTTTATTTAGCTGGAGAAATTACAGAAAAATCTTCACCAGAAGCAATGACAGAAGCTGTTTATCAAAAAACGAAAGAGCTTTTACAGAATGACGGTAAATTATTCACCCTTTTCGGGGGAGAGCATTCTGTTTCTATCGGTTCAATCCGTGCGGTTGGTGAGAAATATGAAAATCTTACTATACTTCAGTTAGATGCTCACACAGATCTTCGTCCAGAATTCCATGGTTCTACTTCTAATCATGCTTGTGCAGTTTTTGAAGCGAATCAAAAGCATAATTTAGTGCAAGTGGGAATCCGTTCTATGGATGTTGAGGAAGTTGAATATTTACCTGAAGGAAGAGTATTCTTCGCTCATGAAATTGCCAACAATGAAAACTGGGTGAATGATGTATTAGAAAAAGTTTCCGGAAACGTTTATATCACAATCGATTTGGATGCTTTTGATCCTTCAATTGCTCCATCAACAGGAACTCCTGAACCAGGTGGTTTACAATGGTACCCGACATTAGAATTATTAAGAAAAGTTTTTGAAAAATGTAACGTTGTAGCTTTTGATATTGTAGAATTAATGGATTCTCCTATGGCAAAACCAAGTGCCTTCTTGGCAGCTAAGTTATATTACAAAATGCTTGCTTATTATCACATTAATCAAGACTAA
- a CDS encoding HAD family hydrolase: protein MPLKAVLFDMDGVIVDTEPLHRKAYFKTFSDLGIDVSEDLYTSFTGASTKRVCETLINQFNLTETYEEIAKTKRDYFKGYFYNDEEFDLIPGVKQLIEHYYENGITLILASSATMNTINMVFEKFELDKYFSGKISGADLKESKPHPEVFLLAAELANQPIENCMVIEDSTNGILASHRANIFCAAYRSPHSKNQDYTLANIVVADYVDLELDKISKYF from the coding sequence ATGCCTTTAAAAGCTGTTCTTTTCGATATGGATGGAGTGATTGTAGATACAGAACCATTACACAGAAAAGCTTATTTCAAAACATTTAGCGACCTTGGAATTGACGTTTCAGAAGATTTATACACTTCTTTTACGGGAGCGTCTACGAAAAGGGTTTGTGAGACATTAATTAATCAATTTAATTTAACGGAGACTTACGAAGAAATCGCAAAAACGAAGAGGGATTATTTCAAAGGTTATTTTTATAATGATGAGGAATTTGATCTGATCCCTGGAGTAAAACAATTGATCGAACATTATTATGAAAACGGGATTACCTTAATTCTGGCTTCGTCTGCAACGATGAACACCATCAATATGGTTTTTGAAAAATTCGAATTAGATAAATATTTCAGTGGAAAAATAAGCGGTGCCGATCTAAAAGAATCGAAACCCCATCCAGAAGTTTTTCTTTTGGCAGCAGAATTAGCAAACCAACCAATTGAAAACTGTATGGTTATTGAAGATTCAACGAATGGAATTTTAGCTTCTCACAGGGCAAATATTTTCTGTGCAGCGTATAGAAGTCCACATTCTAAAAATCAGGATTATACTTTGGCAAATATTGTAGTTGCAGATTATGTTGATTTGGAACTTGATAAAATATCAAAATATTTTTAA
- a CDS encoding arginine decarboxylase, giving the protein MKIKYSELIDQTLYFPTEEFNVSENNLLFHDIPLMEVVEKFGTPLKVSYLPKISQNIQKAKSWFKEAFEKTDYKKNYRYCYCTKSSHFKFVIEEALRNDISIETSSAYDMDIVKSLYKEGKVTKDIEVICNGFKTDDYLAKISDMINSGFENITPILDNYRELDKLTESIDTTFDIGIRIASEEEPKFEFYTSRLGIGYKDIIPYYSQKIAEHPNARLKMLHFFINTGIKDTAYYWNELYKCLRVYARLKKIAPEVNSLNIGGGFPIKTSLQFDYDYQYMVEEIVSQIKKFCEEEGVEEPNIYTEFGSFTVGESGANIYKIISQKRQNDREKWNMIDSSFMTTLPDTWAISRHFIMLPLNRWDDTYERVFLGGLTCDSDDYYNSEQHTNAIYLPVFSDTKPLYIGFFHTGAYQETIGGYGGVHHCLMPQPRHILIQKDENGELQYEIFRERQEPEDVLKLLGY; this is encoded by the coding sequence ATGAAAATAAAATACTCGGAACTTATTGATCAGACATTGTATTTTCCTACGGAAGAATTTAATGTTTCTGAGAACAATTTGTTGTTTCACGATATTCCTTTGATGGAAGTTGTTGAAAAGTTTGGAACTCCTTTAAAGGTAAGTTACCTCCCGAAGATTTCTCAAAATATTCAGAAAGCAAAAAGCTGGTTCAAAGAAGCGTTTGAGAAAACCGACTATAAGAAAAACTACAGATATTGCTACTGTACAAAATCCAGTCATTTTAAGTTTGTAATTGAAGAGGCACTAAGAAATGATATTTCTATAGAAACTTCTTCTGCGTACGACATGGATATCGTAAAATCTCTTTACAAGGAAGGGAAAGTAACAAAAGATATCGAAGTGATCTGTAACGGGTTCAAAACTGATGATTATCTGGCGAAAATTTCAGACATGATCAACAGTGGTTTTGAAAATATCACGCCGATTTTAGATAATTACCGTGAGCTGGATAAGCTTACAGAAAGCATCGACACAACTTTCGATATCGGAATCAGAATTGCTTCTGAGGAAGAACCGAAGTTCGAATTTTATACCTCAAGATTAGGAATCGGATATAAAGATATTATTCCGTATTACAGCCAAAAAATCGCTGAACACCCAAATGCAAGATTGAAAATGCTTCATTTCTTCATTAATACAGGGATCAAAGACACAGCGTATTATTGGAATGAATTGTATAAATGTCTTCGCGTATATGCACGTTTGAAAAAAATTGCTCCGGAAGTAAATTCATTGAATATCGGAGGAGGTTTCCCAATTAAAACTTCTTTGCAGTTTGATTACGATTATCAATATATGGTTGAAGAAATCGTTTCTCAGATTAAGAAATTCTGTGAAGAAGAAGGAGTAGAAGAACCAAATATCTATACAGAATTCGGAAGTTTTACGGTTGGAGAAAGTGGAGCGAATATTTATAAAATTATTTCTCAAAAACGTCAGAATGACAGAGAAAAATGGAATATGATCGATTCATCTTTCATGACAACACTTCCTGATACTTGGGCGATTTCAAGACACTTTATCATGCTTCCGTTAAATCGTTGGGATGATACGTATGAAAGAGTTTTCTTAGGTGGGTTAACTTGTGACTCGGATGATTATTATAATTCTGAACAGCATACGAATGCTATTTATCTGCCTGTTTTCAGCGATACTAAGCCTTTATACATTGGTTTCTTCCATACAGGAGCTTATCAGGAAACAATTGGTGGTTACGGCGGTGTTCACCACTGTTTGATGCCTCAACCGAGACATATTTTGATTCAGAAAGATGAAAATGGAGAACTTCAATACGAGATTTTCCGTGAAAGACAGGAACCGGAAGATGTTTTGAAACTTTTAGGATATTAA
- a CDS encoding tyrosine-protein phosphatase, which produces MKNLIKIPFLLISLSCILSCKVQHLSMPEYGKSETENPIKIKKVNNFRTVGNIKNSEGKTLKEGKFYRSGNLYQLKNSSFNELEKLGIKEIIDLRNAKEIGDKPDHLPENMSYKKYSAFEDQGDQLSQAKKLVLKGKVNASDADKRMLDFYREYVTENPEIIKKIITEILESDRPILYHCTAGKDRTGIITALILSVLKFDKETIYNDYLLSNNYRKNLVQKRLNLANNLHFIYPKMDLKVLEKLSWIESDYLDAAFDEINKKYGSIDIYIQQVLGISENKRQQYLQKFTY; this is translated from the coding sequence ATGAAAAACCTAATTAAAATACCATTCCTCCTCATCTCATTATCCTGTATTTTATCTTGCAAAGTACAGCATCTTTCCATGCCCGAATACGGTAAAAGCGAAACAGAAAACCCTATTAAGATTAAAAAAGTAAACAACTTCCGAACCGTAGGGAATATTAAAAACTCTGAAGGAAAAACATTAAAAGAAGGAAAATTTTACCGAAGCGGAAATCTTTATCAACTTAAAAACAGTTCGTTTAATGAACTTGAAAAATTAGGAATTAAAGAAATTATCGATCTCAGAAATGCAAAAGAGATTGGTGACAAACCCGATCATCTTCCCGAAAATATGAGTTATAAAAAATATTCTGCTTTTGAAGATCAGGGTGATCAATTATCTCAAGCGAAAAAATTAGTTTTAAAAGGGAAAGTAAATGCTTCAGATGCAGACAAAAGAATGCTTGATTTTTACAGAGAATATGTCACAGAAAATCCTGAAATAATCAAAAAAATTATTACTGAAATTTTAGAATCTGACCGACCTATTTTATATCACTGTACCGCAGGAAAAGATCGTACAGGGATTATTACTGCTTTAATTTTGAGTGTTTTAAAGTTTGATAAAGAAACCATTTACAATGATTATCTGCTGTCTAATAATTACAGAAAAAATTTAGTTCAAAAAAGATTAAACCTTGCGAATAATTTACATTTCATTTATCCAAAAATGGATCTGAAAGTATTGGAAAAATTAAGCTGGATTGAAAGCGATTATTTAGATGCTGCTTTTGATGAAATTAATAAGAAATACGGTTCAATAGATATTTATATTCAACAGGTATTGGGGATTTCTGAAAATAAAAGACAACAATATCTTCAAAAGTTTACATATTGA
- a CDS encoding thiamine diphosphokinase, with amino-acid sequence MKDNVLLFINGDPPKSFPKIENYGLIACTDGAFHYLKHLNFPLDKLDFISGDFDSHSGSDENVYDEKFIYTPDQDKTDFHKALEIIVEKGFKNVDVLGGSGGEQDHFLGNLTVAFGFKNQLDIKFYDEFSEYYFISKKFVVKGVKDKMVSLYPFPSVENITTKGLNWCLTNGDLSITSRIGTRNFAVEDEVSVEYGKGDLLIFIGRNYL; translated from the coding sequence ATGAAAGATAACGTATTACTTTTCATCAACGGAGATCCTCCAAAATCATTTCCAAAAATAGAAAATTATGGCTTGATTGCCTGTACAGATGGGGCTTTTCATTATCTGAAGCATCTGAATTTCCCTTTGGATAAGCTAGATTTTATATCTGGCGATTTTGATTCGCATTCCGGTTCTGACGAAAATGTGTATGATGAAAAATTCATTTACACTCCGGATCAGGATAAAACAGACTTTCATAAAGCGTTGGAAATTATTGTTGAAAAAGGTTTTAAAAATGTTGATGTTTTAGGCGGAAGCGGAGGTGAACAGGATCATTTTTTAGGAAATCTTACAGTAGCTTTTGGTTTTAAGAATCAATTAGATATTAAGTTTTATGATGAATTTTCAGAATATTATTTTATTTCGAAAAAATTTGTTGTAAAAGGTGTAAAAGATAAAATGGTTTCGTTGTATCCGTTTCCTTCTGTTGAAAATATTACGACAAAAGGGCTGAATTGGTGTTTAACGAATGGTGATTTAAGCATAACTTCAAGAATAGGAACCAGAAATTTTGCTGTTGAAGATGAGGTTTCTGTTGAATATGGAAAAGGGGATTTGCTGATTTTTATTGGGAGGAATTATTTATAG
- a CDS encoding cob(I)yrinic acid a,c-diamide adenosyltransferase, translated as MKIYTKTGDKGQTALYGGTRVSKASARVDSYGNIDELNSFIGIAKSHIEDEEVLKQLKKIQFDLFTVGSEAATPVDKLMLANGKSRLPLIISDTEIEELENWMDAFEGKLEPLQYFILPGGGKSATFLHAARTICRRAERSLVFLNESEEVRPELIKYLNRLSDYLFVLARYISKINNESEEYWNPNER; from the coding sequence ATGAAAATTTATACGAAAACAGGAGATAAAGGTCAAACTGCTTTGTATGGCGGAACGAGAGTTTCAAAAGCCAGCGCAAGAGTTGACAGCTATGGAAATATAGATGAGCTTAATTCTTTCATTGGTATCGCGAAAAGTCATATCGAAGATGAAGAAGTTTTAAAGCAATTAAAGAAAATTCAGTTTGATTTGTTTACAGTAGGTTCGGAAGCTGCGACACCTGTCGATAAATTGATGTTGGCGAACGGGAAATCTCGCCTTCCGCTAATTATTTCTGATACTGAAATTGAAGAATTAGAAAATTGGATGGATGCTTTTGAAGGAAAATTAGAACCTCTTCAATATTTTATTCTTCCCGGAGGAGGAAAATCGGCGACATTTTTACATGCAGCAAGAACAATTTGCAGAAGAGCAGAACGTTCTTTGGTTTTCTTAAACGAATCGGAAGAAGTTCGTCCTGAATTGATTAAATACCTAAACAGACTTTCCGACTATCTTTTTGTTTTGGCAAGATATATTTCAAAAATCAACAACGAATCTGAAGAATACTGGAACCCGAATGAAAGATAA
- a CDS encoding DinB family protein, whose translation MSTTATITKQFISSEQLLEHWQGHRNLTRRVIEMFPEKELFEFSIGGMRPFAKLAVELISIGGPALKGIVNKHEEAFNEEAFNPKTKEEILKKWDEETQVINQYFNEISEERFQETFNLFGQYEFPVYQNILYFVDNEVHHRGQGYTYLRALGIEPPFFWERF comes from the coding sequence ATGTCAACTACAGCAACAATCACAAAACAATTCATCTCATCAGAACAATTATTAGAGCATTGGCAAGGCCACAGAAACCTAACGAGAAGAGTTATAGAGATGTTTCCTGAAAAAGAATTATTCGAGTTTTCAATTGGCGGAATGAGACCGTTTGCAAAATTGGCCGTTGAGCTGATCAGTATCGGAGGTCCTGCTTTAAAAGGGATCGTTAACAAACACGAAGAAGCTTTTAACGAAGAAGCATTCAACCCAAAGACAAAAGAAGAGATCCTGAAAAAATGGGATGAAGAAACGCAAGTGATCAACCAATATTTCAATGAAATTTCTGAAGAACGTTTCCAGGAAACTTTCAATTTATTCGGTCAATATGAATTTCCTGTTTATCAGAATATTTTATATTTCGTTGATAATGAAGTCCATCACAGAGGTCAGGGATATACCTATTTAAGAGCTTTAGGAATTGAACCTCCTTTTTTTTGGGAGAGATTTTAG
- a CDS encoding linear amide C-N hydrolase, with protein MKFLLLRCFLLCAIVYSIGVSACSAFLLKGKDNCVVGFNENWKTMPGMIVINKRDVQKRNISWENLTTDNVKYSKEWISKLGSVTFNLLGYDFPCYGVNEKGLFLVELYLEETSKVLNPSQPNMFWAQWIQYQLDNYKSVKEVIDNLNKGPNIDWWPNAAGSHFFLSDAKGNTATIALLDGKYKVLTDKDMPMPLLCNNQYKKDFEIAQKFDFLGGNEKFNFAQQEKWEDRYNRAYYMLKNYKYDQKPVDYAWNILNSIHAGEWQTVIDLKKMNLYFRSDLKKEVKTIDIKKLDFSKNASVKFLDIHTESSGEVNKNFEVLTLNKNNEYVEKGFPIGYDNKEFGTSETFVKLKQNIITFFKNILPN; from the coding sequence ATGAAGTTTTTATTGTTACGTTGTTTTTTATTATGCGCAATCGTTTACTCTATTGGAGTTTCTGCCTGTTCGGCATTTTTATTAAAAGGAAAAGACAATTGTGTAGTTGGTTTTAATGAAAACTGGAAAACAATGCCCGGAATGATTGTAATAAACAAACGTGACGTGCAGAAAAGAAATATCAGCTGGGAAAATCTTACAACAGACAATGTAAAATATTCGAAAGAATGGATCTCTAAATTGGGTTCTGTAACCTTCAATCTTTTAGGCTACGATTTTCCATGTTACGGAGTGAACGAAAAAGGGCTTTTTTTAGTTGAATTATATCTTGAAGAAACTTCAAAAGTATTGAATCCCTCACAACCCAATATGTTTTGGGCGCAATGGATTCAATATCAGTTGGATAATTATAAATCTGTAAAAGAAGTTATTGACAATTTGAATAAAGGCCCGAACATCGATTGGTGGCCAAATGCTGCAGGAAGCCACTTTTTTCTGAGCGATGCGAAGGGTAATACGGCAACAATTGCTTTGCTTGATGGAAAGTATAAAGTCTTGACAGATAAGGATATGCCGATGCCACTTTTATGCAATAATCAATATAAAAAAGATTTTGAAATTGCTCAAAAGTTTGATTTTTTAGGTGGAAATGAAAAATTTAATTTTGCTCAGCAAGAAAAATGGGAAGACCGCTACAACCGTGCTTACTACATGTTGAAAAATTATAAGTACGACCAGAAACCTGTGGATTACGCGTGGAATATTTTAAACTCAATTCACGCCGGAGAATGGCAGACGGTTATTGATCTGAAAAAAATGAATCTATATTTCCGCTCTGATTTAAAAAAAGAAGTCAAAACGATTGATATCAAGAAATTAGATTTTTCTAAAAATGCATCGGTGAAATTCCTTGATATTCATACCGAAAGTTCAGGAGAAGTTAATAAAAATTTTGAAGTTCTGACCTTAAATAAAAACAATGAATACGTTGAAAAAGGCTTCCCGATTGGTTATGATAACAAGGAATTTGGAACATCAGAAACGTTTGTAAAACTCAAGCAAAATATTATCACATTCTTTAAAAATATTCTTCCAAATTAG
- a CDS encoding helix-turn-helix transcriptional regulator, with amino-acid sequence MNDHYLKKLDRVTAILTQLQSKPIVRAQDLAAKFDVSVRTIYRDVKTLENAGIPIVGEAGSGYSLMDGYKLPPVMFTKEEVLSFITAEKLMQKFLHQSLGNHYQSAMEKVRSVLKYSDRNLIQNIEKQIDVYNYHPKTEDNIQNIIPIILESIAEKKQITLEYATVDSNVSMRTIEVVGVFFEFNYWYIMAFCTLRNDFRQFRVDRILQIFKTQNPFLQEYGQINDYRQNPNGNKTKVRLLVEKKIIGHLSNSKKYYGLIDEVERENGVELIFETDWINEGFPRWLITFADYAEVLEPESLKVSLKELVTKISNNI; translated from the coding sequence ATGAACGACCATTACCTCAAAAAACTCGACAGAGTAACAGCAATTCTTACACAACTTCAATCAAAACCGATTGTAAGAGCACAAGATTTGGCTGCAAAATTTGATGTTAGCGTCAGAACTATTTATCGTGATGTAAAAACCCTCGAAAATGCTGGAATACCGATTGTTGGTGAAGCGGGAAGTGGATATTCTTTGATGGATGGTTACAAGCTTCCGCCTGTGATGTTCACAAAAGAAGAAGTCTTGAGCTTTATTACGGCCGAAAAGCTGATGCAGAAATTTTTACATCAAAGTTTAGGAAATCATTATCAGTCGGCGATGGAAAAAGTACGTTCAGTATTAAAATATTCGGACAGAAATTTAATTCAGAATATTGAAAAACAGATCGATGTATACAATTATCATCCAAAAACTGAAGATAATATCCAGAATATCATCCCGATTATTTTGGAAAGCATTGCTGAAAAGAAGCAGATAACGCTGGAATATGCCACTGTAGATTCCAACGTTTCTATGCGGACTATCGAGGTTGTTGGTGTCTTTTTTGAATTCAATTATTGGTATATTATGGCTTTTTGTACGTTGCGAAATGATTTCAGGCAATTTAGAGTTGACAGAATTTTACAGATCTTTAAAACTCAAAACCCTTTTCTGCAGGAATACGGTCAAATAAACGATTACAGGCAAAATCCAAATGGAAATAAAACCAAAGTTAGACTTTTGGTTGAGAAAAAAATTATCGGACATCTCAGTAATTCAAAAAAATATTATGGATTAATTGATGAGGTTGAAAGAGAAAATGGAGTAGAACTAATCTTCGAAACCGATTGGATCAATGAGGGATTTCCGCGTTGGTTGATTACCTTTGCAGATTATGCAGAAGTGTTGGAGCCTGAGTCTTTAAAAGTCAGTCTTAAAGAATTGGTAACCAAAATTTCAAATAATATTTAA
- a CDS encoding ABC transporter ATP-binding protein, whose product MIYGTLLLTFLGALAAQVNPLVLKYTVDEVTKLTHLPHPMSEGIHVLVVISIILLGKELLNIFINFGQKFYGEKIRINVSSVLAQSAIDKILTYRVAYFNDENHESGKLQIRIDRGIESLTKLVQNFFIDMLPLFSNAFIALIIMYMQNVYVGLVSTIIVPIYFYISSLQAKKLGGVRRQLRNQREQKTSGLLNLINSIMVIKSFVREKFEGKKQYDLQMQLMESQMFTRKTNFIYDGLKTFIEQFGVVLIILLTVYLVLDQQMTIGAIMLHIMLFNNVSAPIRQLHRIYDDMNDAMIYAEGYFDILNADNEKEQTGTFVEKKIIGNFELKNVNFSYPNGTQALHDVSMKIENGKTTALVGLSGAGKSTIINLLCKFYLPDSGEILLDNVNLNEFDNTFLRDDLGLVLQKNHIFQGSIEDNIRYGDMNASFEEIQEAAKKAYLHEQILDLPQQYQHDATQLSGGQQQRIAIARLFLKNPPIIFLDEPTASLDAIATEQIKNSLDAIKEGRTVIIISHSLSQILDSDKIYVMKKGRVVESGTHNELVQTNGTYREIFDASARSLNLDKLMNSFKDN is encoded by the coding sequence ATGATTTATGGGACTTTACTTCTCACTTTTTTAGGAGCCCTCGCAGCGCAGGTGAACCCTCTTGTTTTGAAATATACCGTTGATGAGGTTACAAAACTGACGCATTTGCCTCATCCAATGTCTGAGGGAATTCATGTTTTAGTTGTGATTTCAATTATTTTACTCGGAAAAGAATTATTAAATATTTTCATCAATTTCGGACAAAAATTTTATGGCGAAAAAATTAGAATTAATGTAAGTTCGGTTCTGGCACAATCAGCAATTGATAAGATTTTGACGTATCGTGTTGCCTATTTTAACGATGAAAACCACGAGTCGGGAAAATTGCAGATCAGGATAGACAGAGGAATTGAAAGTCTTACAAAATTAGTTCAAAACTTTTTTATCGACATGTTACCGTTATTTTCCAACGCATTCATTGCATTGATTATCATGTATATGCAAAATGTGTATGTTGGATTGGTTTCTACCATCATTGTTCCTATTTATTTTTATATCAGTTCATTACAGGCTAAAAAATTAGGTGGAGTTCGTCGCCAGTTAAGAAATCAAAGAGAACAGAAAACTTCAGGATTGTTGAATTTGATCAATTCTATCATGGTGATCAAAAGTTTTGTTCGTGAAAAATTTGAAGGTAAAAAACAATACGACTTGCAGATGCAGTTGATGGAAAGCCAGATGTTCACCAGAAAAACTAACTTTATTTATGATGGTTTAAAGACTTTTATCGAACAGTTTGGGGTGGTTTTAATTATTCTTTTGACAGTTTATCTTGTTTTGGATCAGCAGATGACAATTGGTGCAATTATGCTTCACATTATGCTTTTCAATAATGTTTCGGCTCCGATTCGTCAGTTGCACAGAATTTATGATGATATGAATGATGCGATGATTTATGCAGAAGGTTATTTTGATATTTTAAATGCCGATAATGAAAAAGAACAGACCGGAACTTTTGTAGAAAAAAAAATCATCGGAAATTTTGAGTTAAAAAATGTCAACTTTTCCTATCCAAACGGAACACAGGCTTTGCATGATGTTTCCATGAAAATTGAAAACGGCAAAACAACTGCTTTGGTTGGTTTGAGCGGTGCCGGAAAATCAACAATCATCAATCTTTTATGTAAATTTTACCTTCCTGATTCTGGCGAGATTTTATTAGATAATGTTAATTTAAATGAATTTGATAATACTTTTCTAAGAGACGATCTTGGATTGGTTCTTCAAAAAAATCATATTTTCCAGGGAAGTATCGAAGATAATATCCGTTATGGAGATATGAATGCAAGTTTTGAAGAAATTCAGGAGGCTGCTAAAAAAGCGTATCTGCACGAACAGATTTTAGACTTACCACAGCAATATCAGCATGATGCTACCCAACTTTCTGGAGGTCAACAACAGAGAATTGCCATCGCAAGGTTATTTTTGAAAAATCCACCGATTATTTTCCTTGATGAGCCTACTGCCAGCCTTGATGCCATCGCAACAGAACAGATAAAAAACTCCTTAGATGCCATAAAAGAAGGCAGAACGGTGATCATTATTTCACATTCTTTATCCCAAATTTTAGATTCAGATAAAATTTATGTGATGAAAAAAGGTAGAGTAGTTGAAAGTGGAACTCACAATGAATTGGTACAAACCAACGGAACTTACCGTGAGATTTTTGATGCTTCCGCAAGAAGTTTGAATCTTGATAAACTGATGAATAGTTTTAAAGATAATTAA